attaggaatgattgttgagggtagatattaacctttaactgtttcttaatatcgtaatatcaatatttatttgctttctagtttatattatttaattttgatttaaaaatcaaaatccccttctttattaatttttatcttttgaataaTAGCACTATATTGAAATAGTTGGTATAAAgaattaataaaatcaataattaaatttgatacaCCATCCGACACGAATAAAGTACTTTTGCAAGTCTTGGCTTCATGAAAGACAACACATCTATTGATCCCTTATTATCTCACTTTCCAATAGTGTTTTTTTTCCATGGGAAATAATACAAGGGGTTTAGAAATAGAGGGGTTTGCTAAGGCAGATAGTTCTAGTACAAAGAAACTTAGCTTATTAGCCAATGAGGATTGCAGAGCTTAAAAAGTAGAACTGACCAATCCAATGGCATTTGTATTCCCAGCTTTCTATTGAACCATGCAAATGCCCTTTAATTTCTTCTCCACTAAATGTCAATCCCTCCAACTACACTCCTCAGGTAATGCTTCTTCAGTTTTCTCCTCCTGTGATTGTTAGCCCTACATTATGAACAAAAATCAAGTTAGCTCAGCATTCATTAAAAACAACATTATCACTTACATTTGCCAACTGCCTGCCACAGAATTCTCAAAAAGAAGAAAATTGACCAACAAAGCAGGTGACCAGCTCTACCATAACACCATGTTTAAGAAACCTTATAGACGGACCTACTTAGTTTCTGAATTTTAACTACTAAGAGTGATAAAAGGGATCATCTTTTAGTTAAATTTGAATGTTTGATATGTATTCACATTGCTGTATACAATTCCTTCTCAATGTTATTTTTGGTGATAGATTTACTCACCAGTACTGGTTGTGCAGTACAAAGGCATCGGTGGCCAACTTCTTCCCATCATCATTACGGTTCCAATGGTAAAGTGCATGTGTCCGGTTCATAACCTCCAATGTTGAATGTCCATAACTCGCTTCTCGGAATGCAGAGTACTCTGGTTGTGGATCAAGGAATCTACATTTtccacataatcatcaaacacgGCCAATTAAGGATTGTAATTTCTCTTGTGAACTACAGCAATTGGAGATACTTTCAACACTCATCAAATTTAATTCAACTTCATAAATTACCAAGAAactatcacataatatatattatatgtattcATGAGAAAAAGGGTTTTACCTTCCGGCAAGACCTTCTTGATTTCCTCCATCTCCGACTGTTATGTAAACTGGAGCTGATTCGTCTGGTACAGGGTAAGGATCACCACTTGTAACATTGTACCTTATATTTGAAATTCTATactaaaaatattgaaaaaaagaaaaaggaaacagTATTAGCCAAATGAATAAAATTGTTATGGAATTAACATAATCAAGTTTTGGTAGTAATAATAAGATAGCAGCATAAGAAAGTGGATTTTTTCCCCTCAAAAAACAGGTAGTTCTCTAAAAGTTCTGATGTTTCGGAACGACCTGTTGTGTGTGTCTTGACATAAAAAACCACGTAGCCTTTAATTATCAAAAAGTTTGATGTCATGCAAAAACATGTTTACCCCATATAGCTTTGAGTTCTCTCTTGTTTCATAAATAAGGTCACCAGATAAATTCTGAGTAAAGAAACGACTTATTTCTTGTGCTTGAAAGTTTAATGTTGTTAAATTTAAAGGAGCATGCAATAGGGTGTTTAGTTAGAAGAGTGTAAAGAGAGAACCATACTGATCTTTCATAAGCATGAACATGTCCAGCAAAGATGACATCAACTTTGTATTCAACAAACCAACTCTCAAACACACTTCTCATGCTTTCGCCTTCCATGAAGTGTGCACTGTTGCTGTTATAGATTGGAATGTGCATCAGAACAATCAGCCATGGCGTCTTTTCTCTGTCAACCTTTTGAAGTTCTTGTCGCAGCCACGTCCATTGAGGAGTGTACTTCACTGTTCATGTGAGAGCAGACAAACATTTGATTCGAGTGTTTGACTAATTAGGAATCAGAATGAAAAGTGATGAGGTAGGATAAGGAATGAGAAGTTGCATACCGAAAGGAGAATAACTGGAGAGGACAATTATATGAGCAGATGCGCGTCTGATTGCGTACCAAAGGGGGCTGCTACTTTTGCATGCCTTATAAGGAGTAGTGTATCGTTGGAGATAGGATTTGAAAGGAGTAACTTCTTCCTACAAATATTTATACATACATACTTGTTAAgcatttgtatatatataaacaagAAGTCGTTTAAGAATCTTGTTAGTTGTCTGTTTGCTAGTCCATACTGTCAAAGAGGAGAGACTTAAATTTTTTATCACAGAGGAGAGGCTTAAATTGCTTAATAGAATTTAGAACAATAATTCTTTAAGGTACGCCTAATCTTCATATCCTTAAGACTGCTTTAGGACCAGCAACTGAATATAAATGCACATGACAACTACTACAATAAACTTCTTTTTGACTGACCATAATGCCATTCTTAGGAAATGAGACTAAACAAAGAAAACATCTCGAGCACTAAGCACGAAGTAACAAGGAGTTTACTTGAAATATCTCTTCTTAACACCTTACCAAATCAGGAAAGTACTCAATTTCATGATTTCCTGTGTTCCAAATCCACGGTTGATATGCAGTGCTTCGTTCAACAAATCGACCCCATGTATCCCAACGTAATCCAATATCGTTATACTGATATCTATCAGCATATGAAAGATCTCCAAGAAATAAGACTGCCTTGGCTCCACTCTGAATGTAATGCTCCAGAGTGGAAAGGGAATTATATGTTTGCCCCATATCTCCTGCAACACTCAAGTGTTTAAAATTTTGTACACATTATGCAGAATCCTATTATATGTGTACTTTTAAGAATGTACTACAATTAGCTAAGAGAGGTATCAAGCATGGATGGCTTAAAACAAAAAGTACTAAAAGGCATAGCTAGCAGAAGCCatcttaattatatatttaatatttatatttaaaatagcTTTCCAAAGTACATAAAAATGGAGAAGTTACTCGAAATATATAGCCAGAAGAATAAGGAGACTCTCTGCATTAAAACAATGACTCACCAATAATCCCAAATTTGTAAGGAGTGTCTGGATTGATCTCTGGTGGTGTTTCAAACCAAAATTCTCTGGCAGTATCGCCACTCCCGATTTTGTAATAGTACTTGGTGCTATACTGAACATGCAAAAGTCATAACACATGTTAAAATCAATTGTATTAGTTGTGTTGTGTTCAACAACATCGATATAGCATATAATAATACCTCAAGGTTTTCAACAAGGCAGTGATGGATATAGCCTGACTTATATTTATAGAAGGTGTAGTTGCTGACCGTCCCCTCTGCTGTGAACTCATATATATTCTCAGATTTTCCGTACTGTACTTTATTGGATCCTGGTTCATCAGGTGTAACCCATGAGATTGTTACAGCTTTACCATCATAATCACCTTGAGTTATGTGAACCTACAACGATTAATCAAGCACATTACAACCTAGAAAAAGGTTCAAGATATACATATGGATATGGGAAAGAAATGAAGTGTAACATATGATTATTATCAACTAAAGTACTATTAAGCAAACTATTACTTGTTGTGGTGCATTTTGACCATTTGGAACTGCAAATGCCTCATTCTCAATAGGGATATCAGTTGCTGGCCACTCTGACCGTATGAACTTGCTTGTTATCCCGGCTTTCACATTGTTCAAAATGCTTAAATAGAGAAAAAATATGACTATGACTTGAAACAACATGGATTGCCTCCTAGCAACCTCTGCCATGGTTAGCGATGCAGCCAGCAAATCACAATGGACTACCTACATCAAAAAAATACAAAACCATTTTTATATACCATCAAAGATTAACCAGAGAAACACGAACACTGAAATGCACCTACAAAACTACAGCCCATTACTGCAGTATTTCAAAATTTCATATGATTCGGTTTGAAAAACTTGGGATAAACACTTATTGCGCGAACGTGAAGGAATATAAAAAAAGTCACAATTGAGCCTAATAGACCATGCAAATCTActtcttattctttatttttgaaataaaaaacaTACCTTTGTCTACCAAAAAACCAAAATGATAAAGAGTGATGGGTTCTTTCTTGTTTTTTAAACAGCTATAGCTAAGGTTTCATATAACTGCAGTCTGCTGCAGTTCAACTGACAAAAATAAAAGCATTGCAGCCCTGTCATGGGACAGAACTATGAATGGACAAAGTGAAAACAATATCCTAAGCAACTAACTTTTATCACGTTATTCTCTTAATCTCTCTCTCACATGTCACAAATAATATAAATGTCAGCAAAAGAGAAACAATAGAAGTCGCGTCTGAATTCTTACTACTTTTATTTGCATCACATGACTCAAACTCATCAAACTTCTTGGCCTAATTTTAGATATACCCAAGTACCCGAATCCAGGTCCACATACAACTTCACGCCTAAGTTCTAATTTCAATATTCAACTCAAACAAAATCATTTCCAGAAACGAGCTACATAATCAAAATAAACATTGCCCATTAAACTATGAGCTGGTAATCTTAACTTGCATGCATCAAATTGATCAAAGATGCACATTTGGAGCGAATCAACCAGTACCCAATTGGCCTATGATGAACCTTAATCAAATTCAATCATCATAATGATCAttcaacataaaaaaaaacttaaaaaaaattgaaaactttaACGCAAAAAGGTAAGGGTTGAAGTGTTTAAAAGAAAAGCAAACCTGAAAGTTTTCATAAAGCAGAGAGGAACAGAACTACGCAAAGAGATTGATGTTTGGATATTTGTGGATCGAAATGAAGGCGTGTGTTAGCAGTGATAAGGTTGACGTGGCGTACACACCATTaatatagttattttattgtaaaaaCATTTATTACATAAAACCTTAAACATGGTTCACTTACATGTGGTTGGACCCCAAAAAGTttatacaatatttatatatagtttgTTGTTTTGTCTGCTTCCAAAAAAATTAGTAGGTCTATTTTTTGGAGACACCATGATTTCataagggaaatttgacttttaatgtaTGTAATGGATCCGTATGTAAAAAATACCCT
The Humulus lupulus chromosome 6, drHumLupu1.1, whole genome shotgun sequence DNA segment above includes these coding regions:
- the LOC133782798 gene encoding bifunctional purple acid phosphatase 26-like isoform X3; translation: MAEVARRQSMLFQVIVIFFLYLSILNNVKAGITSKFIRSEWPATDIPIENEAFAVPNGQNAPQQVHITQGDYDGKAVTISWVTPDEPGSNKVQYGKSENIYEFTAEGTVSNYTFYKYKSGYIHHCLVENLEYSTKYYYKIGSGDTAREFWFETPPEINPDTPYKFGIIGDMGQTYNSLSTLEHYIQSGAKAVLFLGDLSYADRYQYNDIGLRWDTWGRFVERSTAYQPWIWNTGNHEIEYFPDLEEVTPFKSYLQRYTTPYKACKSSSPLWYAIRRASAHIIVLSSYSPFVKYTPQWTWLRQELQKVDREKTPWLIVLMHIPIYNSNSAHFMEGESMRSVFESWFVEYKVDVIFAGHVHAYERSYRISNIRYNVTSGDPYPVPDESAPVYITVGDGGNQEGLAGRFLDPQPEYSAFREASYGHSTLEVMNRTHALYHWNRNDDGKKLATDAFVLHNQYWANNHRRRKLKKHYLRSVVGGIDI
- the LOC133782798 gene encoding bifunctional purple acid phosphatase 26-like isoform X2 gives rise to the protein MQVVHCDLLAASLTMAEVARRQSMLFQVIVIFFLYLSILNNVKAGITSKFIRSEWPATDIPIENEAFAVPNGQNAPQQVHITQGDYDGKAVTISWVTPDEPGSNKVQYGKSENIYEFTAEGTVSNYTFYKYKSGYIHHCLVENLEYSTKYYYKIGSGDTAREFWFETPPEINPDTPYKFGIIGDMGQTYNSLSTLEHYIQSGAKAVLFLGDLSYADRYQYNDIGLRWDTWGRFVERSTAYQPWIWNTGNHEIEYFPDLEEVTPFKSYLQRYTTPYKACKSSSPLWYAIRRASAHIIVLSSYSPFVKYTPQWTWLRQELQKVDREKTPWLIVLMHIPIYNSNSAHFMEGESMRSVFESWFVEYKVDVIFAGHVHAYERSYRISNIRYNVTSGDPYPVPDESAPVYITVGDGGNQEGLAGRFLDPQPEYSAFREASYGHSTLEVMNRTHALYHWNRNDDGKKLATDAFVLHNQYWANNHRRRKLKKHYLRSVVGGIDI
- the LOC133782798 gene encoding bifunctional purple acid phosphatase 26-like isoform X1; the encoded protein is MSLSHVMQIKVVVHCDLLAASLTMAEVARRQSMLFQVIVIFFLYLSILNNVKAGITSKFIRSEWPATDIPIENEAFAVPNGQNAPQQVHITQGDYDGKAVTISWVTPDEPGSNKVQYGKSENIYEFTAEGTVSNYTFYKYKSGYIHHCLVENLEYSTKYYYKIGSGDTAREFWFETPPEINPDTPYKFGIIGDMGQTYNSLSTLEHYIQSGAKAVLFLGDLSYADRYQYNDIGLRWDTWGRFVERSTAYQPWIWNTGNHEIEYFPDLEEVTPFKSYLQRYTTPYKACKSSSPLWYAIRRASAHIIVLSSYSPFVKYTPQWTWLRQELQKVDREKTPWLIVLMHIPIYNSNSAHFMEGESMRSVFESWFVEYKVDVIFAGHVHAYERSYRISNIRYNVTSGDPYPVPDESAPVYITVGDGGNQEGLAGRFLDPQPEYSAFREASYGHSTLEVMNRTHALYHWNRNDDGKKLATDAFVLHNQYWANNHRRRKLKKHYLRSVVGGIDI